In the genome of Pseudomonas sp. P5_109, one region contains:
- a CDS encoding GMC family oxidoreductase, which yields MSDALISHHAELNPQSGASREPRVLDVVTPDADGNINCDVVIIGSGMGGSTFAHALRDSGLDIVIVERGDFLPREIHNWSSESVFGQGRYRNAEQWLDEANQPFSPGVFYYVGGNTKFYGAMLPRFREEDFAEIRHAEGLSPAWPISYADLEPWYAEAEKLYRVHGQAGVDPSEPWRSGPYPQPALEHDPALAALEQSMRRSGLKPFVMPAAVDYGNGGDCVLCSTCDGYPCLLDAKADAEVSALRPALRSASVRLLTRTTIKQLITAADGRTVTQAHGLIDGRAVTLHAKRFVLACGAVNSAALLLKSANEQHPEGLGNSSGQVGRNYMVHNSTFMLAVDPRRKNKVIFQKTLAINDWYSAGANNSFPLGNVQMLGKIREPMITSMRPWLPKFASRYITDHSVDLYLTSEDLPTRENRVTYDAQRGAIKVHWQPNNLKAHEGLVSKTSQVMRAAGYPLILKARMGIATNSHQCGTAVMGKDPASSVLDINCKMHDLDNVWVVDSSFFPSSAAVNPALTIAANALRVAANFKQLAP from the coding sequence ATGAGTGATGCATTGATTTCGCATCATGCAGAGCTGAATCCACAATCGGGGGCGTCGCGCGAACCGCGCGTCCTCGACGTGGTGACACCTGATGCAGATGGCAATATCAATTGTGATGTGGTGATTATCGGCTCGGGCATGGGCGGTTCGACCTTTGCCCATGCGTTGCGCGATAGCGGGCTGGACATTGTGATCGTCGAACGTGGTGATTTCCTGCCGCGAGAAATACACAACTGGAGCAGCGAATCGGTCTTCGGACAAGGCCGTTACCGCAATGCCGAGCAGTGGCTGGACGAAGCCAACCAACCCTTTTCGCCTGGCGTATTTTATTACGTCGGTGGAAACACCAAATTCTATGGCGCGATGCTGCCACGGTTTCGCGAAGAAGACTTTGCCGAAATCCGGCACGCCGAAGGCCTCTCCCCGGCCTGGCCGATCAGCTATGCCGATCTGGAACCCTGGTACGCCGAGGCGGAAAAACTCTACCGGGTACACGGCCAGGCAGGCGTCGACCCCAGCGAGCCCTGGCGCTCGGGCCCCTACCCGCAACCGGCGCTCGAGCACGACCCGGCCCTGGCTGCCCTGGAGCAGAGCATGCGCCGCTCAGGCCTCAAGCCTTTCGTGATGCCCGCAGCCGTGGACTATGGCAATGGCGGTGACTGCGTACTGTGCTCAACGTGCGATGGTTACCCTTGCCTGCTGGACGCCAAGGCTGACGCTGAAGTTTCTGCCTTGAGGCCGGCCTTGCGCAGCGCAAGCGTCAGGTTGCTGACCCGTACCACGATCAAGCAACTGATAACCGCGGCGGACGGGCGCACGGTCACGCAAGCCCACGGCCTGATCGATGGTCGTGCCGTGACGCTGCACGCCAAGCGCTTCGTACTGGCCTGCGGTGCGGTGAACAGCGCCGCGCTGCTGCTCAAGTCGGCAAACGAACAGCACCCCGAAGGCCTGGGCAACAGTTCCGGGCAAGTGGGTCGCAACTACATGGTGCACAACAGCACGTTTATGCTGGCGGTCGACCCTCGACGCAAAAACAAGGTGATCTTCCAGAAGACCCTGGCCATCAACGACTGGTACAGCGCCGGTGCGAACAACTCGTTCCCCCTGGGGAACGTGCAGATGCTGGGGAAAATCCGCGAACCGATGATCACCTCCATGCGTCCGTGGCTGCCGAAGTTCGCCTCGCGCTACATCACCGATCATAGCGTCGACCTGTACCTGACGTCGGAGGACCTGCCGACCCGGGAGAACCGGGTCACCTATGACGCGCAGCGCGGCGCGATCAAGGTCCATTGGCAACCCAACAACCTCAAGGCCCATGAAGGCCTGGTGAGCAAGACCAGCCAGGTCATGCGGGCGGCTGGCTACCCGTTGATCCTGAAAGCGCGCATGGGCATTGCCACCAATTCGCATCAATGCGGTACGGCGGTCATGGGCAAGGACCCGGCGTCGAGCGTGCTGGACATCAATTGCAAGATGCATGACCTGGACAATGTCTGGGTGGTCGACAGTTCTTTCTTCCCGTCATCGGCCGCGGTCAATCCGGCACTCACCATCGCCGCCAACGCCCTGCGGGTCGCGGCGAACTTCAAGCAATTGGCGCCGTGA
- a CDS encoding thiamine pyrophosphate-binding protein yields MSKLTGSQIVAQTLKNYGVEYVAGIPGHGIWTLTDAFLEEDSKLKFIQVFHEQSAVHLADGYYRVAGKPMAAVTSIGAGAANTVIGMATAFTDSTSLMLITGGPPTHMRGHGLLQELERYTDNDFPKIAEAVTKRHWVATRVEELPFMMHRAWSSMVTGRPGPVHLEIPMDVQAEAAEVTLHALEERTPIGKCFPDPAATARAVEELQACKRPVLVIGGGVITGEASAEVLALAEAWKIPVVTTWNGKSGFPEDHPLFAGSVGQTGTMCGNKVASTADVIIAVGCRFTDWSSSSYAKGVTFAIPPSKLIHIDIDPHEIGKNYPVTVGICADAKHALAHIVEGLKGQTVDREEYLGDLRGYQDEWETKLAGRRDSDRFPFTSQRPLGALRKIFPRDTIVVVGSGNTQGAVKQTFPVYTPRTHLTSGGFSSMGWAVPAAIGAKLAAPNQPVVCILGDGDFLMTSQEIAICVTNNIPVVFMIQNNAGYMSIRGGQRKQTSRHIGTEFNHPDGTPYSPDFKAVGEAFGLKSYRVERPEDLEPILQEALDLNAPVLIEIPTDRDAAGPWVPGWWDFPIPEYITDERQDEYWEIRNSEQHL; encoded by the coding sequence ATGAGCAAATTGACCGGCAGCCAGATCGTGGCACAAACCCTGAAAAACTACGGCGTCGAGTATGTCGCCGGCATTCCCGGCCACGGTATCTGGACACTCACCGACGCCTTCCTCGAGGAAGACTCGAAACTCAAGTTCATCCAGGTCTTCCACGAACAGAGCGCCGTGCATCTGGCCGATGGTTACTACCGCGTGGCCGGCAAGCCGATGGCGGCGGTCACCTCCATCGGTGCCGGTGCCGCCAACACCGTAATCGGCATGGCCACCGCGTTCACCGACTCCACCAGCCTGATGCTGATCACTGGCGGGCCGCCCACCCACATGCGTGGCCACGGTCTGCTGCAGGAGCTGGAACGCTACACCGACAACGACTTCCCGAAAATCGCCGAAGCCGTGACCAAGCGCCACTGGGTCGCCACGCGCGTTGAAGAGTTGCCGTTCATGATGCATCGGGCCTGGAGCTCGATGGTCACCGGCCGCCCGGGTCCGGTCCATCTGGAAATCCCGATGGATGTTCAGGCCGAAGCCGCGGAAGTGACCCTCCATGCCCTGGAAGAACGCACGCCGATCGGCAAGTGCTTCCCGGATCCGGCGGCCACGGCCCGCGCCGTTGAAGAACTGCAGGCCTGCAAGCGCCCGGTGCTGGTCATCGGTGGCGGTGTCATCACGGGTGAAGCCAGCGCTGAAGTGCTCGCCCTGGCCGAGGCCTGGAAAATTCCGGTGGTCACCACCTGGAACGGCAAAAGCGGTTTCCCCGAAGACCACCCGTTGTTCGCCGGCAGCGTCGGCCAGACCGGCACGATGTGCGGCAACAAAGTAGCCTCCACCGCCGATGTGATTATCGCCGTGGGTTGTCGCTTCACCGACTGGTCGTCGTCCAGTTATGCCAAGGGCGTGACCTTCGCCATTCCGCCGTCGAAGTTGATCCACATCGATATCGACCCGCACGAAATCGGCAAGAACTACCCCGTCACCGTGGGCATCTGCGCAGACGCCAAACACGCACTGGCCCATATCGTCGAAGGCCTGAAAGGCCAGACTGTCGATCGCGAGGAGTACCTCGGCGATCTGCGCGGTTATCAGGACGAATGGGAAACCAAGCTCGCCGGCCGTCGTGACTCCGACCGCTTCCCGTTCACCTCGCAACGTCCATTGGGCGCGTTACGCAAGATCTTCCCGCGCGACACCATCGTGGTGGTCGGTTCCGGCAACACCCAGGGCGCGGTCAAACAGACCTTCCCGGTCTATACCCCGCGCACGCACCTGACCTCCGGCGGGTTCTCCTCCATGGGCTGGGCCGTGCCTGCCGCCATCGGCGCCAAACTGGCGGCGCCGAACCAACCGGTGGTCTGCATCCTGGGCGACGGTGACTTCCTGATGACGTCGCAGGAAATCGCGATTTGCGTGACCAACAACATTCCGGTCGTGTTCATGATCCAGAACAACGCCGGGTACATGTCGATTCGCGGTGGTCAGCGCAAGCAGACCAGCCGCCATATCGGCACCGAGTTCAACCACCCGGACGGCACGCCATACAGCCCGGACTTCAAAGCGGTGGGCGAAGCCTTCGGCCTGAAGTCTTACCGTGTGGAACGCCCGGAAGACCTTGAGCCGATCCTGCAGGAGGCGCTGGACCTGAACGCTCCGGTGCTGATCGAAATCCCGACTGACCGCGACGCTGCCGGCCCTTGGGTACCGGGCTGGTGGGACTTCCCGATTCCCGAATACATCACTGACGAACGTCAGGACGAGTACTGGGAAATCCGCAACTCCGAACAACACCTGTAA
- a CDS encoding ThuA domain-containing protein, translating into MSRVLYLYGGWPGHFPYEIAAWARTVFQELDFDIEESTDIFTLDRDLTGYDLIVIGWNNAVTTETLTASQENRLLEAIESGTGLVGWHGAGAAFRASLKYHWVLGGSFLEHPMGEGFPHPYQVNVIDHTHEVTQGVEDFEVRSEQYYMQVDPNIHVLAETTFDGNPFPWIKGHRSPVAWVRQWGLGRVFYHSIGHDTSNLADPNIRRLTKQGLNWATRGRAEGHGKTTASTPLSSTQGVLS; encoded by the coding sequence GTGAGTCGAGTCTTGTATCTATACGGTGGCTGGCCCGGCCATTTCCCCTACGAAATCGCCGCATGGGCCCGGACCGTTTTCCAGGAGCTGGATTTCGACATTGAAGAGTCGACCGACATCTTCACATTGGACAGGGATTTGACCGGTTACGACCTGATCGTGATTGGCTGGAACAACGCGGTCACCACTGAAACGCTGACCGCCTCGCAGGAAAACCGCCTGCTCGAAGCGATCGAAAGCGGCACCGGCCTGGTGGGTTGGCACGGTGCGGGGGCGGCCTTTCGCGCCAGCCTCAAGTACCACTGGGTGCTGGGCGGCTCCTTTCTTGAGCATCCGATGGGCGAAGGCTTTCCCCATCCTTACCAGGTCAACGTCATCGACCACACGCATGAGGTCACTCAAGGCGTCGAGGATTTCGAGGTGCGTTCCGAGCAGTACTACATGCAGGTGGACCCGAACATCCATGTGCTCGCCGAAACCACGTTCGATGGCAACCCGTTCCCGTGGATCAAGGGCCATCGCAGCCCGGTTGCCTGGGTACGCCAGTGGGGCCTGGGGCGCGTTTTCTACCACTCCATCGGACACGACACCAGCAACCTGGCCGACCCCAATATCCGCCGCCTGACCAAACAGGGCCTGAACTGGGCAACGCGCGGACGAGCTGAAGGTCACGGCAAAACCACCGCATCCACCCCGCTTTCATCAACCCAAGGAGTCCTGTCATGA
- the hisD gene encoding histidinol dehydrogenase: protein MIRYLKKSKPVEAQAEIAAQVRETVEQIIANVAKNGDAAVREYSKKFDKWEPATFRLTDEEIAACVASLSEQEIGDIKFAQAQVRRFAEVQKASMHDVEVETLPGVILGHRNIPVNSVGCYIPGGKYPLLASAHMSVLTAKVAGVKRVVAAAPPFDGKPHPAIVTAMYLAGADEIYCVGGVQAIAALALGTDAFKPVDMIVGPGNAYVAEAKRQLFGKIGIDLIAGPTETLVIADDSSDVEIIAADLLGQAEHGVNSPAVFLTNSAELAETLPAEIERQLGILSTAPVASVAWRDYGEIILCDTVDELVEEADRIASEHVQVMTRDPLYFLEHMTNYGALFLGQRTNVSYGDKVIGTNHTLPTTGTARYTGGLWVGKFIKTCTYQRVLTDEASVLVGEYCSRLCGMEGFAGHKEQADIRIRRYKQAV from the coding sequence ATGATTCGTTATCTGAAAAAAAGTAAGCCGGTCGAAGCCCAAGCCGAAATCGCTGCGCAAGTGCGCGAGACGGTCGAGCAGATCATTGCCAATGTCGCCAAGAACGGCGATGCAGCCGTTCGCGAGTATTCGAAGAAATTCGATAAGTGGGAGCCTGCGACCTTCCGCCTGACCGACGAAGAAATCGCCGCGTGCGTCGCCAGTCTTTCGGAACAGGAAATCGGTGACATTAAGTTTGCGCAGGCACAGGTGCGGCGTTTTGCCGAGGTGCAAAAAGCCTCGATGCACGATGTCGAAGTCGAAACACTCCCGGGCGTGATCCTCGGACATCGCAACATTCCGGTGAACTCGGTGGGCTGCTATATCCCCGGCGGCAAGTATCCATTGCTGGCATCGGCACACATGAGCGTATTGACGGCCAAGGTTGCGGGCGTCAAGCGCGTGGTTGCAGCGGCGCCACCGTTCGACGGCAAGCCTCATCCGGCCATCGTGACGGCCATGTACCTGGCCGGCGCCGATGAAATCTATTGTGTTGGCGGCGTTCAGGCCATTGCTGCGTTGGCGTTGGGCACCGATGCCTTCAAGCCTGTCGATATGATCGTCGGCCCGGGCAACGCCTATGTCGCCGAAGCCAAGCGTCAGTTGTTCGGCAAGATCGGCATCGACCTGATTGCCGGGCCGACCGAAACACTGGTGATAGCCGACGACAGTTCCGATGTCGAAATCATTGCCGCGGACTTGCTGGGGCAGGCCGAGCACGGCGTCAACTCGCCCGCGGTGTTTTTGACCAACAGCGCTGAGCTGGCGGAAACCCTGCCGGCGGAAATCGAGCGCCAGCTGGGCATTTTGTCGACCGCGCCCGTTGCCTCCGTCGCCTGGCGTGACTATGGCGAGATCATCCTGTGCGACACCGTGGACGAACTGGTCGAGGAAGCCGACCGCATTGCCTCCGAACACGTCCAGGTCATGACCCGTGACCCTCTGTATTTCCTGGAACACATGACCAACTATGGTGCGCTGTTCCTCGGGCAGCGCACCAATGTCTCCTACGGCGACAAGGTGATCGGCACCAACCACACATTGCCCACCACCGGAACCGCGCGTTACACCGGCGGCCTGTGGGTCGGCAAGTTCATCAAGACCTGCACCTATCAGCGTGTCCTGACTGACGAAGCCTCTGTGCTGGTCGGCGAGTACTGCTCGCGCTTGTGCGGCATGGAAGGTTTTGCCGGGCACAAGGAACAGGCGGATATCCGGATTCGCCGTTACAAACAGGCCGTGTGA
- a CDS encoding GMC family oxidoreductase has product MVQYIVVGGGSAGCVIASRLSEDKQASVVLLEEGPRDTHPFIHLPVGFYKTSQGNLVERYPWEPPAGYIGTPNPTMVQARVLGGGSSVNAMVYLRGQPADYDSWAEGGARGWAYKDVLPFFRKCESNDRFSNDAHGTDGPLGVCDQRFTHPLTKIWLQACQQAGLAYNADFNSGVQDGCGLYQINASNGLRSSTSVAYLKPARRRPNLTVKTDCRVLRILVENGRAIGVEYLEKNRRQVLRADCEVIVSAGAINTPKLLMLSGIGPAAHLHDKGIRVIHDLPGVGRNLQDHIEVSLINELRRPLSYDKYKKPHWKIAAGLQYALFRQGPVTSNVVEGGAFWRTSLAENRADAQYCFMAGAGVEDGVGSVPGGNGCTLNVCQTRPRSSGFLQLHSADPMDLPRIEPNYLADPFDVECMAQATEFGRHIMSQAALAGHIQREHVPAEPLRTRDDYRRFVRQHAHAALHPVGTCKMGMDDMAVVDNELRIHGIDGLRIADNSIAPSLCSSNTNALAIMIGEKAAHHIQRAG; this is encoded by the coding sequence ATGGTCCAATATATCGTGGTCGGGGGTGGGTCAGCCGGGTGCGTCATCGCCTCGCGCCTGAGCGAAGACAAACAGGCGTCGGTCGTGCTGCTGGAGGAAGGGCCGAGAGACACCCACCCGTTCATTCATCTGCCGGTGGGTTTCTATAAAACCAGTCAGGGCAACCTGGTGGAACGCTACCCCTGGGAGCCACCGGCCGGCTATATCGGCACGCCGAATCCGACCATGGTGCAGGCCCGGGTACTGGGTGGCGGGAGTTCCGTAAACGCCATGGTGTACTTGCGCGGGCAACCTGCCGACTACGACAGTTGGGCCGAGGGCGGTGCCAGGGGCTGGGCCTACAAGGACGTCCTGCCGTTCTTCAGGAAATGCGAAAGCAATGACCGTTTCAGCAACGACGCCCATGGCACCGACGGCCCGCTCGGTGTCTGCGATCAACGTTTTACCCACCCCTTGACCAAAATCTGGCTACAGGCCTGCCAGCAGGCAGGGCTGGCCTACAACGCCGATTTCAACTCCGGGGTGCAGGACGGTTGCGGGCTGTATCAGATCAACGCCAGCAACGGCCTGCGATCGAGCACCTCGGTGGCCTATCTGAAACCCGCGCGGCGGCGCCCCAACCTGACGGTCAAGACCGATTGCCGGGTGTTGCGCATCCTCGTCGAAAACGGACGCGCCATTGGCGTTGAATACCTTGAGAAGAACCGTCGCCAGGTGCTGCGGGCCGATTGCGAAGTGATTGTCAGCGCTGGGGCGATCAACACGCCAAAACTGTTGATGCTGTCGGGCATTGGTCCGGCCGCTCACCTGCACGACAAAGGCATCAGGGTGATCCATGACCTGCCGGGGGTCGGGCGGAATTTGCAGGATCATATCGAAGTGTCGTTGATCAATGAACTGCGTCGCCCCTTGAGCTACGACAAGTACAAGAAGCCGCACTGGAAGATCGCCGCCGGCTTGCAGTACGCCCTGTTCCGCCAAGGCCCGGTGACCTCCAACGTGGTCGAAGGTGGCGCCTTCTGGCGGACTTCCCTGGCCGAGAACCGTGCGGACGCCCAGTATTGTTTCATGGCCGGGGCCGGCGTCGAGGACGGCGTAGGGTCCGTTCCTGGTGGCAACGGCTGCACCTTGAACGTCTGCCAGACCCGCCCTCGTTCCAGCGGTTTCCTGCAACTGCACAGCGCAGATCCCATGGACCTGCCCCGCATCGAGCCCAATTACCTGGCCGACCCGTTCGACGTGGAGTGCATGGCGCAGGCCACCGAGTTTGGTCGGCACATCATGTCCCAGGCCGCATTGGCCGGGCACATTCAGCGCGAGCACGTGCCCGCGGAACCGTTACGCACGCGTGATGACTATCGGCGATTCGTGCGCCAGCACGCCCACGCTGCGCTGCATCCGGTAGGCACCTGCAAGATGGGTATGGACGACATGGCGGTGGTGGACAACGAACTGCGTATACACGGGATCGATGGCCTGCGGATCGCCGACAACTCCATCGCACCGAGCCTGTGTTCCAGCAATACCAATGCGCTGGCGATCATGATCGGCGAGAAGGCGGCTCATCACATTCAGCGCGCGGGGTAA
- a CDS encoding ABC transporter ATP-binding protein: protein MTNSIELTGISKSYGNLTALGKVDLTVKRNEILTLLGPSGCGKTTLMRIIAGFEEPTTGKVVIDGKDSTALAPEHRPVNMVFQKYALFPHLDVFDNVAFGLRLKKKPRDEIKREVTKALELVQLESFKNRWISELSGGQAQRVALARALVNRPAVLLLDEPLAALDLKIRHHMLNEIKRIHEETSTTFVYVTHDQDEAMILSDRVVLLNKGGIEQIGGPQEMYWSPRTLFAAKFFGDTNIVNGTYGPADASSGYVELPFGRYAHTVKNNLGAGPVNVSIRPETIGLEPALGKPLANGAFAGKVKDTSFIGNRVIYRVAVAGGTLDLKCQQLPTPGSLTLPPGADVALTCKPDSFVVIPA from the coding sequence ATGACCAACAGTATCGAACTGACCGGAATATCCAAGAGCTACGGCAATCTGACTGCCCTGGGCAAAGTCGACCTGACCGTAAAGCGCAACGAAATCCTGACCCTGCTCGGCCCCAGCGGCTGCGGCAAAACCACACTGATGCGGATCATCGCGGGCTTCGAAGAACCGACCACCGGCAAGGTCGTGATCGACGGCAAGGACTCCACCGCGCTGGCACCGGAACATCGCCCCGTCAACATGGTGTTTCAGAAGTACGCCCTGTTCCCGCATCTCGATGTCTTCGACAACGTGGCGTTCGGACTGCGCCTGAAAAAGAAACCGCGAGACGAAATCAAGCGTGAAGTGACCAAGGCACTGGAGTTGGTGCAACTGGAAAGCTTCAAGAATCGCTGGATTTCCGAGCTCAGTGGCGGCCAGGCGCAACGGGTAGCGCTGGCCCGAGCCCTGGTCAACCGCCCCGCCGTGCTGTTGCTCGACGAACCCTTGGCGGCCCTGGACCTGAAGATTCGCCACCACATGCTCAACGAGATCAAAAGGATCCACGAAGAGACCTCGACCACTTTCGTCTACGTCACCCATGACCAGGACGAAGCGATGATCCTCTCCGATCGGGTGGTGCTGTTGAACAAGGGCGGCATCGAGCAGATCGGTGGGCCACAGGAGATGTACTGGTCGCCGCGCACCTTGTTCGCCGCAAAATTTTTCGGCGACACCAATATCGTCAACGGCACCTATGGGCCGGCCGATGCCAGTAGCGGTTATGTCGAGCTTCCGTTCGGACGCTACGCACACACGGTCAAGAACAACCTGGGTGCCGGGCCGGTCAATGTGTCGATCCGCCCGGAAACCATCGGCCTCGAGCCTGCCCTGGGCAAACCACTGGCCAACGGAGCCTTTGCCGGAAAAGTCAAAGACACTTCGTTCATCGGCAATCGGGTTATTTACCGCGTCGCCGTAGCCGGCGGAACCCTCGACCTCAAGTGCCAGCAGTTGCCGACCCCCGGCAGCCTCACACTGCCGCCCGGTGCGGATGTCGCCCTGACCTGCAAACCGGACAGCTTCGTGGTGATACCCGCCTGA
- a CDS encoding ABC transporter permease, with protein sequence MIRLFTYVYMLFLYAPIAIIALFSFHSSASLSFPFEGFSTQWYEALFSSPDFMTALTNSAIVAAGSAILTTLLGTFSALALMRMKGRIKSIFAFMNFAPIALPGLFLGIALVIFFSLIGLPRSLLTVIIGHTLFTFPFFVESVRSRLEYFDLSFEEAARDLGASPLKAFWLVTLPIIGPTIAGAAILAIALSLDEFLITVFVTGSDTTLPLMILSMMRRAVSPTINAASVFMLVVTIAIIVIAGLVMTLRRRRLELERAETAE encoded by the coding sequence ATGATCAGGCTCTTCACTTACGTCTACATGCTGTTTCTTTATGCGCCCATCGCGATCATCGCGCTGTTCAGCTTTCATTCGTCGGCCTCGCTGTCGTTCCCGTTCGAAGGCTTTTCGACCCAATGGTACGAGGCGCTGTTCAGCAGCCCGGACTTCATGACCGCATTGACCAACAGTGCAATCGTCGCCGCGGGTTCGGCCATTCTGACCACCTTGCTGGGAACGTTCTCGGCCCTGGCGCTGATGCGCATGAAGGGCCGGATCAAATCCATCTTTGCCTTCATGAACTTCGCTCCAATCGCCCTGCCCGGGCTGTTCCTGGGGATCGCGCTGGTGATTTTCTTCTCGTTGATCGGCCTGCCACGCTCACTGTTGACGGTGATCATCGGCCATACCTTGTTCACCTTCCCCTTCTTCGTCGAGTCCGTGCGTTCTCGCCTGGAATACTTCGATCTGTCGTTCGAAGAAGCTGCACGTGACCTGGGTGCATCGCCGCTCAAGGCGTTCTGGTTGGTGACGCTGCCGATCATCGGCCCGACGATTGCCGGTGCCGCGATCCTGGCGATCGCCCTCTCCCTGGACGAATTCCTGATCACCGTGTTCGTCACCGGCAGCGACACCACGTTGCCACTCATGATTCTTTCGATGATGCGCCGCGCCGTCAGCCCAACCATCAATGCCGCCTCGGTGTTCATGCTGGTCGTGACCATTGCCATCATTGTCATTGCCGGCCTGGTCATGACCCTGCGCCGTCGTCGTCTCGAACTTGAACGTGCTGAAACTGCAGAGTAA
- a CDS encoding ABC transporter permease: MNVVNNSEPILLDDRDSKAGKHVKIDKKTLSGYLLASPPLFFLVVFFLIPSLLLLVASFWTAKTFSMEPAATLANYAKALTATGFYDSLWIALQNGFWTAVLSTVISAPVAYYIVYRTRSNAVLYLALVSWFSSYLVRVYAWRSILGTNGVINSTLMHLGLIDQPLEWLVFSKFSVVLTLVHIMLPFTLLLLVSGLRDIKRDYLEAAADLGAGGATILWRVIMPMAHKSIVSSFMFTFVLAASDYVTPQLLGGRDAMTTGLVIANQFRSVGNWPLGAAMAYLLLLVFMLVYALLLGVLRAANLAPGKRYHD; encoded by the coding sequence ATGAACGTAGTCAACAACAGCGAGCCCATCCTCCTCGATGACAGGGATTCAAAGGCTGGCAAACACGTGAAAATCGACAAGAAAACACTCAGCGGCTATCTACTGGCATCGCCTCCCCTGTTCTTTCTGGTGGTGTTCTTCCTCATTCCGTCGCTATTGCTGCTGGTCGCGAGTTTCTGGACCGCCAAGACCTTCAGCATGGAACCTGCGGCAACCCTGGCCAACTACGCCAAGGCCTTGACTGCCACCGGGTTTTACGACTCGCTCTGGATCGCCCTGCAGAATGGCTTCTGGACCGCGGTGCTGTCGACGGTCATCAGTGCCCCGGTCGCCTACTACATTGTCTATCGCACGCGCTCCAATGCCGTGCTGTACCTGGCCCTGGTCTCCTGGTTCTCCAGCTACCTGGTGCGGGTCTACGCCTGGCGCTCGATCCTGGGCACCAACGGCGTGATCAACTCCACCCTGATGCACCTGGGACTGATCGATCAGCCACTGGAATGGCTGGTCTTCAGCAAGTTTTCAGTGGTGTTGACCCTGGTGCACATCATGCTGCCCTTCACCCTGCTGCTGCTGGTGTCGGGCTTGCGCGACATCAAGCGGGACTACCTGGAAGCCGCTGCGGACCTGGGTGCCGGCGGTGCCACCATCCTGTGGCGGGTGATCATGCCGATGGCACACAAGAGCATCGTCAGCTCGTTCATGTTCACCTTCGTGCTTGCCGCCAGTGACTACGTCACCCCCCAGCTTTTGGGCGGCCGTGACGCGATGACCACCGGCCTGGTGATCGCCAACCAGTTTCGCTCGGTCGGCAACTGGCCACTGGGGGCTGCGATGGCCTACTTGCTGCTGCTGGTTTTCATGCTGGTCTATGCGTTGCTGCTGGGTGTGTTGCGGGCTGCAAACCTGGCGCCCGGCAAGCGTTACCACGACTGA